From one Burkholderia pyrrocinia genomic stretch:
- a CDS encoding MetQ/NlpA family ABC transporter substrate-binding protein produces MLHAVVSARFSSGRFARPARLLAAALLAGLFGVGLLNGARADTAPLKVGISTSPQIEALKIAAKEAKAQGLDVRIVEFTDWNTPNAALANKDIDVNYFQHIPFLENANKQGGYNFVSIAPGTIMKIGLYSKKVKSFAELKDGARVAIANDPVNGGRGLLLLQRAGLIALKPGADYRATTHDIVSNPKHLKIIPLEASQLARSLDDVDLAQGYPSFIKLAGTTDPNSALLFDGTENKIFAIQWVVRPDSVNDPRIRKFIAIYQHSPAVRKALDNAFGSLYAIAW; encoded by the coding sequence ATGCTGCATGCCGTTGTTTCCGCCCGCTTTTCCTCCGGCCGCTTCGCGCGGCCGGCCCGCCTGCTGGCGGCCGCGCTGCTCGCCGGGTTGTTCGGCGTCGGGCTGCTGAACGGCGCGCGCGCCGATACGGCGCCGCTGAAGGTCGGCATTTCGACCAGCCCGCAGATCGAAGCGCTGAAGATCGCCGCGAAGGAGGCGAAGGCGCAGGGGCTCGACGTGAGGATTGTCGAGTTCACCGACTGGAATACGCCGAACGCGGCGCTCGCGAACAAGGACATCGACGTCAACTACTTCCAGCACATCCCGTTTCTCGAGAACGCGAACAAACAGGGCGGCTACAACTTCGTGTCGATCGCGCCCGGCACGATCATGAAGATCGGCCTCTATTCGAAGAAGGTGAAAAGCTTTGCCGAGCTGAAGGACGGCGCGCGCGTCGCGATCGCGAACGATCCGGTGAACGGCGGGCGCGGGCTGTTGCTGCTGCAGCGCGCGGGCCTGATCGCGCTGAAGCCGGGCGCTGACTATCGCGCGACGACGCACGACATCGTGTCCAACCCGAAGCACCTGAAGATCATCCCGCTCGAAGCGTCGCAGCTCGCGCGTTCGCTCGACGACGTCGATCTCGCGCAGGGCTATCCGAGCTTCATCAAGCTGGCCGGCACGACCGACCCGAACAGCGCGCTGCTGTTCGACGGCACCGAAAACAAGATCTTCGCGATCCAGTGGGTCGTGCGGCCCGACAGCGTGAACGATCCGCGCATTCGCAAGTTCATCGCGATCTACCAGCACTCGCCGGCCGTGCGCAAGGCGCTCGACAACGCGTTCGGCTCGCTGTACGCGATCGCGTGGTGA